A portion of the Alistipes sp. ZOR0009 genome contains these proteins:
- a CDS encoding glycoside hydrolase family 5 protein — protein MDSYFVTIGRVTLIEVVFFHKLIDDNFMRNDLFTIRGICLAGMVAFSALLFSCSKSEAPILEPASSITPQKYAALLGRGMDVDWVKTGQGMEDYNAKAPQDFKKLGFSHVRIRIADDISEDLLLHLDRVITDCLSCGLIPVVAYQANDFKENPSDANLERVVAWWKTVSERYKNTSNLLSFDLIIEVTDELNNQPATLNRLYEKAVAEIRVANPYRIIFISPIVRSDPENLNALVIPSKANGYLMAEWHFYASGPSKSNPKKLWTTGTEEEKELIRQKIRYAVAWQQKTGIPTWVGAWMAGNYNDGNEYTVLEQVAFATFVKDELDRSKIPFAINSDTHFYNRSTGSWIEEMLPILKALF, from the coding sequence GTGGATAGCTATTTTGTGACTATTGGTAGGGTAACTCTCATCGAAGTTGTATTCTTTCATAAGTTAATTGATGATAATTTTATGCGTAACGATTTATTTACTATTAGAGGTATTTGTTTGGCCGGAATGGTTGCATTTAGTGCGTTGCTATTTTCTTGCAGCAAAAGCGAAGCGCCCATCTTAGAACCAGCGAGTTCGATAACCCCTCAAAAATATGCCGCGTTGTTAGGTCGTGGGATGGATGTAGACTGGGTGAAAACAGGACAAGGAATGGAGGACTACAATGCTAAGGCTCCACAGGATTTTAAGAAACTTGGGTTTTCGCATGTGCGCATTAGGATTGCTGATGATATCAGTGAGGATCTGCTGCTGCATTTGGATCGTGTTATAACCGATTGCTTAAGCTGTGGACTAATTCCTGTAGTTGCCTATCAGGCCAACGACTTTAAGGAAAATCCTTCAGATGCGAACTTAGAGCGGGTTGTGGCTTGGTGGAAAACCGTTTCGGAACGCTACAAGAATACCTCCAACCTGCTTTCGTTTGACCTTATTATAGAGGTAACCGACGAGTTAAACAACCAGCCTGCCACCTTGAATAGGCTATATGAAAAGGCTGTTGCCGAGATTCGTGTTGCTAATCCATACCGCATAATATTCATATCGCCCATTGTACGCTCCGATCCCGAAAACTTAAATGCCCTTGTGATTCCCTCTAAAGCCAACGGCTACCTAATGGCGGAGTGGCATTTTTACGCGTCGGGTCCGTCCAAAAGCAATCCTAAGAAGCTGTGGACAACGGGCACCGAGGAGGAAAAGGAACTTATTCGGCAGAAAATTCGTTATGCGGTTGCCTGGCAGCAGAAAACGGGAATTCCCACATGGGTTGGGGCTTGGATGGCCGGAAACTATAACGATGGCAATGAGTATACGGTATTGGAGCAGGTTGCTTTTGCTACATTCGTAAAGGACGAGCTGGATAGGAGTAAGATACCGTTTGCCATAAACTCTGATACCCATTTTTACAATAGATCAACAGGTAGCTGGATCGAGGAGATGCTTCCTATCTTAAAGGCATTATTTTAG
- the aqpZ gene encoding aquaporin Z: MNKYFAEFIGTFVLVLIGCGSAVIAGSQIGFLGISMAFGLAVLVMVYAIGNISGCHINPAITISMLVAGKISGKDTVGYLVAQFLGGIVGALILYFVASGKADYSLAVNGLGQNGYGDLSPMKYGMGAAFLAEVVLTFIFLIVIFGATSPKAPGGFAGVAIGWSLAMIHMVGIPITGTSVNPARSFGPALIVGGEALSQVWLFLLAPIIGGVIAALVWNYVLKPKDA; the protein is encoded by the coding sequence ATGAACAAGTATTTTGCAGAATTTATTGGAACCTTCGTTCTCGTTCTGATTGGCTGCGGTAGTGCTGTAATTGCAGGCTCGCAGATTGGCTTTTTAGGCATCTCTATGGCTTTTGGCCTTGCCGTACTGGTTATGGTGTACGCCATTGGCAACATCTCGGGCTGCCATATCAACCCAGCCATTACCATTTCGATGCTGGTAGCAGGTAAGATTTCGGGGAAAGATACCGTTGGCTACCTGGTTGCTCAGTTCTTGGGAGGCATCGTTGGTGCGCTTATCCTTTACTTTGTTGCATCGGGTAAGGCCGACTACTCGTTGGCGGTAAACGGTTTGGGACAAAACGGCTACGGCGACCTTTCGCCCATGAAGTACGGTATGGGGGCAGCATTTCTGGCTGAGGTGGTGCTTACCTTTATTTTCCTAATAGTGATTTTTGGCGCTACCAGCCCTAAGGCTCCCGGCGGCTTTGCTGGCGTTGCCATTGGTTGGTCGTTGGCCATGATTCATATGGTGGGCATTCCGATTACAGGAACATCCGTAAACCCTGCCCGCAGCTTTGGCCCTGCATTAATAGTGGGAGGTGAGGCGCTTAGCCAGGTATGGCTATTTCTTCTTGCGCCCATTATAGGCGGTGTTATCGCTGCGTTGGTTTGGAATTACGTCCTCAAACCCAAGGATGCCTAG